The segment GGGTAATTACGTATACGGCTATCCGGACATCACAGCGGATAACTGGGACGGCGGAGTACAGATTCTCGATGTAGACAGGATCAGGGTGTACGAGCCCCATCCATTTGCGCCGGTCCTCACCCATACCGCCGAAAACGCCTTTGAGGTCGTGCTCGCTGATGTCGGTGCCTCGCTTAAACGGGACCCCATCGACACCCGGATTACCTATGAAGCGCGTACCGGTACCGCTACGTTTGGTGGGGCTTATACCGGTGATGGCACAGGTATCATTGACAGTCAGGATGACGTTGGTGGCTGGCCGGAATTACTGACCTATGATGTTCCTGCTGATAAAGACCACGATGGCATGGCCGACGATTGGGAGGTGGCCCATGGATTAGACACCACCGATGCTTCAGACCGCAATGGTGATTTCAACGGTGACGGCTACACCAATCTGGAGAAATATCTGAATAGTCTGTGCGAACGAACCAACTTCCTGATGGCACCGGCTGAATTGACGGCTTCAACCATGTCCCATGAAGCGATTGAATTGCGGTGGAGGGAGAATACCCTTAACGAAATTGGTTTTTCCATCGAGCGCTCGGAAGGTGACACCAGTAATTTTGTAGAAATTGCCACCACAGGCCCGGATGACACGGTCTATACCGATACAGGTCTAGAGGCGCTAACCACCTATTTTTATCGTGTCCGGGCCTATAATGCGCAGGTTCAGTCAATACCGACCAATCTCGCAGAGACTACGACTCTGGATACAAGCGGTGTCCCGTTCCAGGTTGAGGAGCCAGTACCTGCTGACGGTGCAGTCAATGTAGGGATTGATACCATCTTAGAGTGGGATGATGCCATCGGAGCCACATCCTACGATATCTATCTGGGGACCAGCAGTCCGCCACCCTTTCGTGTCAGGCAGTCAACCACCGAGTATGAATTTCGTAATCTGCAGGACGCAACGACTTATTACTGGCGCGTAGATGCGGTTAATGATTCAGGAACAACCACCGGTGAAGTATGGCAGTTTGCAACGGAATCATTCAGCGAAGCGCTGATTGCCTACTGGCCGTTTGAGCGTGGGTATGGCTCCCTGGAGTTGGATGCTACCGGCAACAATCACTTCGTCTATTTGAATAACATGTCGGCTACTACTGCCGCGGTGGATGGTCCCGTTGGTTTGGGACTCCAATTTAATGGCCTAGACAATTACCTGCTGGTCAGAAACAGTGAACTGATCAATATCTCGGTTCGTGGCTTTACCGTTACGTTCTGGCTGGAGTTGGATGATACCGCCCAGGCGGCGCCAATCCTATCGAAAGGCATTTTTGTTGAGGGGAGCCTGAATCGCGGTTATGAAATCTGCCATACTGGAGGCGGGATCTTACAATTTGGTGTGGGTGATGGAGAGCGGGTATGTGCGGTAGAAACCATGCACAGTAGCATCATACCTGATAATTGGGTGATGATAAGCGCGATTCGTGACCGCTCCGACAAGAGCCTTAAGCTCTACGCCGATACGACTTTACTGGCTTCGGCACCCGACAGCACCTGGAACATATCACAGTCGCGCGATCTATATATGGCTGGGAATCTCCCGAAAAACCAGTATCTGAAGGGTGCCCTGGATGAGGTTCGTATTCACAATTATGCGTTGGATACCACGGAGATCCGCACCCTTTATCTTGAGGGAACTGTTTCTATAAAGCCACAGGAGGTGGCAACACTGCCTCAAAGTCTGGAGCTGGAGGCGTATCCCAATCCTTTCAACAGTTATATCACCATCATCTATACCGTCCCCCGTACAGGCAACGTACAACTGACTGTATACAACCTGCTAGGTCAGGAAGTTGGCTCCCTGGTTGATGAGTATGAGTTGCCAGGCGAGTATACTTTCAGATTCAACGGAGATCTATTTGCCAGCGGTATTTATTATTTACGCCTGAGCAGTCAGGATCAGGTCAGAATACAAAAGTTGATGCTGATAAAGTGAACTTTCTTCATTCCGATCGCACAGATGTACCCTGCCTGAAATCTACAGGCACAAACACATAAGGAGCGCTAGTCGATGGAAGGTCGTATTCGGACCCTAAGAAAATGGATCGTCACCCTCTGGGGAGCCATGCTATTACTGCCCATGGCTTATGGACAGACGAGCAAAATCGTCGGGACTGTAATTGACGCTTATAATGGTGTCCCTTTGCATGGTGTAAACGTGATTGTCAAGGGAACCTACCTCGGAGCGGCTACCGATGTTGACGGATATTTCCACATTCTGAACGTCCCGGCGGGCAGCTACGAAATTGAGGCCTCCATGATCGGGTATAAAAAGACCACGTTACTGGATGTGCTGGTTTCTGTGGATCAGGTTACCGGGCTTGATTTTGAAATGGAGGAAACTACTCTGGAAGGTGAAGCCGTTACCGTCGTGGCGGAACGAGATATTCTGCACAAGGAAATCTCGAACAGTCAACAGGTGGCATCAGCAAGCCAGATCGAAGAAGCGCCGGCGATTCGGACGATAAACCAATTCATGGGTTCGCTGGCCGGGGTAACGGGTGAGCGGAGAATTACCGTTCGAGGGGGTTCAGCAGATCAGACGGGGACGATCGTAAACGGATTGAGCTTCGTCAATCAGCGCATTGGAAAGGCGGAAGCAACTATCCCTCTCAGCGCCGTGGATCAGATCTCGTTACAAACGGGTGGTTTCAGTGCCGAATATGGCAATTTTCGATCGGGTATCTTAAACATCACAACCAAAAGTGGTGACCGGGATACCTACCACGGGACCTTCAGCTATTCCCGCAATGTGGCCCATATGAAAAGATTCGGGAAATCGCTCTGGGATCCCACCAACAGTGGCATGCGGCCTTACTTGGATCCGCTCGTGGCCTTCATGGGTACCAGTACGGGATGGCTGGTAACCACCGGATATGATACTGCTCAGGCGGAGTACCTGAAACAGGGGCATGAGACGTTCGAGGGCTGGGAAAAGGAGGCCTTGAAATACAATCGCGG is part of the Candidatus Neomarinimicrobiota bacterium genome and harbors:
- a CDS encoding LamG-like jellyroll fold domain-containing protein; the encoded protein is GNYVYGYPDITADNWDGGVQILDVDRIRVYEPHPFAPVLTHTAENAFEVVLADVGASLKRDPIDTRITYEARTGTATFGGAYTGDGTGIIDSQDDVGGWPELLTYDVPADKDHDGMADDWEVAHGLDTTDASDRNGDFNGDGYTNLEKYLNSLCERTNFLMAPAELTASTMSHEAIELRWRENTLNEIGFSIERSEGDTSNFVEIATTGPDDTVYTDTGLEALTTYFYRVRAYNAQVQSIPTNLAETTTLDTSGVPFQVEEPVPADGAVNVGIDTILEWDDAIGATSYDIYLGTSSPPPFRVRQSTTEYEFRNLQDATTYYWRVDAVNDSGTTTGEVWQFATESFSEALIAYWPFERGYGSLELDATGNNHFVYLNNMSATTAAVDGPVGLGLQFNGLDNYLLVRNSELINISVRGFTVTFWLELDDTAQAAPILSKGIFVEGSLNRGYEICHTGGGILQFGVGDGERVCAVETMHSSIIPDNWVMISAIRDRSDKSLKLYADTTLLASAPDSTWNISQSRDLYMAGNLPKNQYLKGALDEVRIHNYALDTTEIRTLYLEGTVSIKPQEVATLPQSLELEAYPNPFNSYITIIYTVPRTGNVQLTVYNLLGQEVGSLVDEYELPGEYTFRFNGDLFASGIYYLRLSSQDQVRIQKLMLIK